The genomic stretch ATCGAGGGTCACTATGACGTCGACGGCGGTCGTGGTCAGTTCGCAGCTGTTGATCACAACAAACAAGCAATTACGGAATACGATGACGGGAACACCAGCCTGAAGCGTAATGAGAATATTTCTAATACTGCCGCTCACGAGCAAGTCGTGCGCAAAACGGACGACGGTACACAATTTTCATCAACGACAAGTTCATCAACGTCCACATCCAAATTTGAACAAATATCATCGAAACACGAATCCGTGCCATATACTAATGATAACTATGACCTATCGtctgaaaaatataatactaaccGCAACGAAAACAGTTCGACTAGACTAACAAAAACAAACGATTATGAACAAAATTTGAGATCTGATTTCGATCACGGTGAGATAATATCCAGAAAAATTGACTATCCGGATGAGAACACAAAAGTTATTGTAGAGACTAGATGTCTTCCCGATGGCACGAGAGTGACCAGTACTCGTCGAGAGTTCCGTGCCCCAGCGGTACAGACAAGTCGTTCAGAGCAACGCTCCCATGAAACTAGGACTGAAAATAAATCATCTTCATATGCGACGTTGGAGCAACGATCACATGTGAATGATTCTTCATCTAAAACTTTGCGTGAAACAATTGACAATTCAAGGCGCGATATTGTGGATTCGCAAAAGACTATTGatgattatgattttaaaaagaatCAGTATTTCGATTATACAAGTGACAAAATTATTCGTGACCATAATTCTGTGGACAAAATTAAGGATCAAGATTATACAACCAATATCAACGAAAATACGCACCGCGACGTTTTCACATCGAAAATCGATGAACATGCTAAATACTTTGACACTAATGAGAGACATGACACAAATACGAAAAATATTGAAGAACGCATTCATAATGTAACCCGCGAAAATATCGTAACAGAAAGAAAAACTAGTTCTGATCAATACGAAACGACATATAAATCTGATTTTACTCAAAAGAAAATAAGTAACGATTGGAGCCCAGCTCACCAAGCGTGGGCAAGTACTCTCCGATCCGATACACCAACTAGACCATCTACAAGAGCTTCTTCTCCTGGGAGCAAAACTTTTAAGTCAAGTACATCTTCTTTAAGAAGTAGTGTTAGCCCTGATAAAACATACAGGAAACCCTCCAGTCGAGGAGGCAGCCCTAGTAAAGTGGATAGGCATTCTCCACCTAGcaatgtttttgaaaaaaaatccagTCATTATTCTTCTAATACAGTTACCGAAAAGACGAACAGGGTTACGAGTCCAGATAGGAAACAGCCATATAACTATCGTCCAAGATCAAGTGCAAGTCCAGAAAAACATCACTATCCTACACATAGACCAAACTCAAGCCCAGACAGAAAGAAGTCTCCTGTTAATGACAAAACAACACATCCCAGGTCTAATTTAAGCcctgaaagaaaaataaacacgaCACAATCACCGTCTACCCGTTCAGATAGTCGCAGCCCGTCACCGACGAGGCAAATTCCTGATTCAAGAAAAACTAAACCGAATCAAGATAGTGACTTACTAGTAAAACATGAAGAAGTTGACACTTTTTCATATTCTACGATAAAAACTAGCACTACTGATAAAGCTCAAAGAACTCTAAGCCCAAGTCCGGATCGCAAAAATAAGCAAAAGCCATCTTCGCCAACAAAGAGTGTCTCTGAACCAATACAGAAACATTCCAAAGAACCATCACCATCGAGAAAGATACCTCAAAGAGAAAAAGAAGAGACTGATAATTTGCCTGGTTACATGCGACCAACTGCTGCTAGTAAACCAACGGCAACTAGTCCTGACCGTAAAAACTATGAAACTTCTGTCAATAGAGTCAAAGAAGAACATTACAAATTTGTCGACGAGGAAACTAAAATGTATTCCGTAGCGGACAACAAACTTACAAAACACACTTTCGAAGAGCAAGTTAACATAGATTTAGCTCCTGATGTAAATAATTCTGAACCTACTGAAGTCAAAAAACCATCTAAAGAGCGTTCCCCAAGTCccaataaatatacacaaaaaaagcCATCTCTCACAAGAGAAAGTCCTGTTAAAGATATTCCCAGAGACGATGTTTCTTCAAAAGAACAAACTCGACGAACGAGTCATTCATCTACTAGAGATAGGTCTTCAAAAGATGAAACTGAGTATATAGACACAACTACTAGGAGTCAGACTAAATCACAGACAACCTTGACTGATTATGAATCTCGAACACAAAAAAATAGATCACCTAGCCCTGGTAAATCAAAATCCCCATCAAGAGTTAGCCCAAATAAAGATACACCAATTGCGGATGTCTCTGTTTCCGATAAACAACCGAATTATGGAACGCCAAAAGATGAGAATCATCCCTTCAGCCCCTCGGCATTGACTCAAACTTACCAAAACAATAAATCGAAATCCCCAGAATTAATTCACCCTAAATCTGATAAAACTTTCACAAGACGTAGTCCATCGCCATCTAAACttgatgttaaaataataaaaactccCTCTGATAAAAGTTTTGATATTGACAAAAGTTCTACCcacattaaaacaacaaaaactgaCATCTGCAGAGAGGActcaacaaaacaaaatgtaacatTAGTTTTGGATAAAGATTCTCAGAGACCTAATACACAAACAAGACAACCTTCACCAACGAAAAAGACGATACAAGAAAAACAGCCGAGAGAACCTTCACCGCCTAAAAAATCTATACTAGAAAAACAACCCAGCAGCGTAGATAATTCTATTTTACAAACACCTACAGATAAAACAACTAGAGATAGAACTTCTCCTGTTAAATCTAAATCTCCTGTACGAGAAAACAAATATCAACTTGCTTCTGAGTTTATTAACATTGAAAAGACTtctgaagaaataaataaaaacacaacaataGAACGTCCAAGGCAACTTATAACTCCTTCAACGAGCCCGACCAGAAAACCAAAAACTGTAGAAAAAGAATCGTCTTCTTTACAAAGTTCACCTACAACATCCGTGAGCGGCTTTGAATATTTCAGCGCTCACCAAACAGATCAAAATATGGTTACAGATTTAGATGAACAATTTTATACTGAAAATACAACAGAATTTATCAATAACGAAAAACCAAAAGATGTTAGGAATCCATTGGTAACAAAAAATCCCTGTAGATCACCATCGCCAGAAAAACGTCCAACAAAAGATAGTCTTCCTAGAAAAAGCTCGTTGAAAAAACCAAGTAACCAGATCTCACCGACAGAAAAACCTCCATCCAATTTCCTTGTTTCACCGAATGTGGAAACTAAAGAATTTGTTgacaataatgtaataaataaagatacatcTGGTAAAGAACATGATAAACCCGTCAAACCTAAACCTCCATTTGAAAGACGTGAAACATATGAAGAAAGATGCCGAAAAATTTTAGGGATGACTGAAACAGATACGAATGAAACCAATATTCCACAGGAATCGACAGATTACCAACAATCGAACATGAGATCACCTAGTGTATCACCATGTCGTAGTTCTTCGCCggaaactaattttataaacaaagatactttaaaaaagacttcagaaaaaataaatgagaagAAAGTTTCGGTAAATGAAAACGATAATAAATCAATTACCACTAAAACCAATATTTCGGaaactactaaaaaaaatagaattccaTCCAGAGAACCATCTCCCtgcaaaattcaaaatattaaaactgaagACAAGAGTTCTAGTCATTATacaacaaatgtaaaaaaaattgaaaatgaatcAAAGAAGACAACTTCCAGTACAAAACTTCAAAGTGAGGATACAAACGAGCAAATTTATGGCATCAAACCTAATCGTTCAAGTATTAGTCCCGAAAAGAAAATTGATCAAcaatatttaccaaaaaaacgCGCAAGTAGTCCAGATCTGATGCTTGAAAAAGAAGTTGACAGTAAACTGATTGATAATTTCCCTAAAAAACCAATTCACGATGTAACTACTCCTGAAAAATCTACAAAGAAACCTCTGAAAGCGGTCATATCAACCGAGTACGAAGAAAATTATACTACAGAGGGTATTATTCAAGATAATGTTACGAACATTATTGAAGATGTAACAGACTACGTCAAACCGAGGTCTTCTATATCTCCATCACGTAACACGATAAGGAAATCTTCttcaccaacaagaaatactgATGATAAATCTTCAAAAACCACATCAAACAAATCATTTGATTACAGTACTGAATTTATAATGTCTGAAAAAGAAAGAGAAGTTTTAGATAGGGTCCAAAAATCTCTGAGAAAACTTTCACCAGAACGTATGCAAAAATCTCCTGATCGTGAAAAAGGTACACCTAAATCAACAACTCTACGAGATTTAGAAATAACTTCTAAAACCGAGGACATTGAagatgtttcaattaaaaatagtacCCAAATAAAGAAATCACTGAATGAAGAGGTTATAATAACGGAGAAACAAAAAACTGAAAAGCCCAAAGATCAGAAAATATCAAGCAAACCTCCATCAAGAAATGTCTCGCCAACGAAAAAAGTTTCAAATGTATCTCCTACACCAGCAAGAAGTATATCACCTAAAAAACCAATATCACCGACTGAGAGACCACTTTCGCCACAGGTACCTAGAGCAAGTGGCATAAAACCGAGAGAACCAGTCTCCTCTCATCTCAGAAAATCTTCACCTTCGACACCATCACCAACAAAATCAGATAAACCCTTTGTATCAGAAGTTAAAAAAGTTGCAgctattacaaaacaatttaatcatACAAAAGCAGCTGTTAATATTAAACCGTCAAATAATAAGACATCGCCGGGAAATGTCCAAAAACCCGAACACGAACCTAAAAAGACATTTATAAGCAAAGTTACTAAGGATAATGTTAAGAAAGATATAGACTCAAAAATAACAAGAACCTCTAGTGACATAGCGTTAAAATCGAAAAAAGGTTTGCCGCAGAAAATTAGGTCAAAACCTGAAATCCAAGTCAACGATATATCAACTGGTAAAAACTATAAACATACCATCACTACAACTAAATCACAGAAACCAATTTCAAAGGAGCACCAAACAAAACTACCAACAAGTAAACCAAAATCAGCAACAGCCTTAAATACCtcgattgatgatgatgatgacataaTTATAGATGTTCAGCAAGCTAAATCATCGCGTGAAAATTCTCCAGATCGTATATGCCCAACGCCAGTAGGGTATTCGGACGATGTTGGTACTTCTAGATTTCCTGATGAAGTGAAAGAACCAGATGAAGAATATCAAAAACGTGGATATCATACGATTCATGAAACTGAATCTCTAGTCCATGACATTGTGGAAATAAGTGAAGATGAAGAGCTGTTTGTTAAAAGAAGAGAAGAGGAGTTTAAAAAGGCCGACGATCATCTTTTGAGTGTCAATAGTAAGGTATcaaaatttttgacaaaaataGACGACATCAATAAAACCAAAGATACGACTACGAGATTTAAAGAAACGGAAAGAAAAGTACACTCTGACtttgatgaaaatttaaaatcagaTGACTGCTTATTATCCGTATCAGAGAAAGTTAATAAGTTTGCTAAAGGGCCGATTGATAGAAAAGACAAGAGCCCTTCGCGAAACATCGTGGAAGAATTTGACAAACATACAACGTATCAAGACGATTATACTAAATTAAGTGTAAATGATAAAGCTCATTTATTCATTGAAACAGCTGAAAACGTTAAGTCTACGAAAACTAAACCAGCACAAAAAATTGAGCGCCCTGATCTTCACGATGTTGACGATGCATTGAAATCTGACGATTGCTTGCTCAGTGTATCAGATAAAGTTAATAAGTTTGTAAAGACAGCTGAACAATTTTTGAACGAAACACTAGAGgttgaagaaaaagaaaaaagaattaaaGAACAGCATGACAAAATTATGAGGaaaattgtagaaaatattgatgataatgtttctaatgtaaaaaataacagtGAAAACGAGGACATCGAAGAAGTATCAAAAGTGAAGTCCGATGTTGCTGACAGACGAAGTTCTTTTGCTAAAGAAACTGCGTCATCACATGCAAAAGTGAAAGAATTTATAACCCCGAATCTTAAAACAGCCGAAAAGCCTTCAAACGTAAAAGTAACAACTCTACGTAGTAATGAAGCCGTGAAGAAGGCTAAAGCTTTGTTCGAAAATATTGCCACTGCTACTACTACCACGAATCGAAAGACGAAGGATATTTCTCAAACGAAGTCTTCGAAATTGAGTGAAAAAATTACAGCAAAGAAGTCTCCTAAAGAGGACTCGATGAAAAGTCCTCTCTGTTCTACTAATGATGAAAACAAAACTATCCATGACAACGAAAAGAAGCCAAAATATTTACTAACTGATACAAAGCAAGAGCCTTCGGATGAAAACATAATAGAGTGTCGACCTCAAAAAAGTCCAACGCCATTAAGACAACGTTCGCCTGATATCACGGCTAAATCTCCTTCTCGTAAATCCTCGGATTTCAATACACCTACCTCGCATATCCATTCTGTTGCTGATGTACTTAAGAGAGACAACTCTGGATTAGAAAGACCTGAAAAATCCAAAGAAAAAGTACCTGGCTATCAACAGCCTACAAAAACCAGCCAAATGAAAGAAGAAGTAAAAACGACCGAAGATAATGAAGTAAGTAGTAGACGCGGAAGTGGCAAGTTCGGAGTCGAACTTCGGCGAACGAGTACGGAGAGATCTACTGTCAGTACTGAACGTCGACGCAGTAGTGTTGAACACTATCAGCCCTGCATAGAAGATATCTTCGACTTGGATCTCCTAGAACAAATggttagtttaaaaataaatcattcataTATTGTTGTAACTGTGttgatatactttaaaataaattttaatttcagttgGAGAAGGTCGTCGGTTACGAGCAGAGACGTCGCATTAGGGCCCAAATACGAGTAGCTAAGAAGAAAGTAGAGAAAGGGCAAGTCGATACAAATACTGTTACAAAAACGAAGCAAACTGTTAGTAAAGTGACTAAGACTCGATCACCTGAACGTCAAAATAAATCACCAGAACGTCAAGCCAAATCTACAATTCAAAAAGCAACTTCTCCTGAACGACAACCACAAAAGTATTCGTCTCCTGTACGGCAACCACAGATAACTTCTTCCCCTGACCGTCATATACAGAAATGTCGTTCTCCTGAACGTGATGTAACATCTACTTCGCATATAACGTTGTTATCAGAGCGTACGGAATCAGAAGAagttaaacatttattgaatGGTAATTCAAAAGATACCACTAACATATTAGAAAAACAAATTAGATCACGAACTCCAGACAAATTACCTTCAAAGGCACCACCCAAATCTAAAAGTCCACTTCGAAAACATAGCCCGGATAAAAAATCTAGGCCTTTGTCACCAACTAAAACGCCGTCGACAAAACCAAAATCAAATCGTTTTAGCGAATATGCTACTGCGTATATGAAGAAAATCGGATTAAAAGATTCGGACAAGACCATCGATATAAAACTGAAAAAGGTACCAATCAatgaattgaaaacaaaaacgaTAGAAACTCACCATGCGATTGAATCTAAACATTCATTGACTACTAAAAAGACATCTGAGCGCGTATCGTCGAAAGATACGGTAGAAGTTACTCATCTTAACGGGAAAAGGTCACCATCACCTCAAAAGTTTGATACTAAAAGCCGGACTCCACTAAGAAAGCTCTCTCCTGACCGTAAAGTTCACACTCCTGAACGCTCTCAAATCAGTCCAGAACGGTCACACCGAAATACTGAACACCTGCGTCACAGTCCTGAACGCGCTAAGCATAGTCCTGAGCGTGCTAGGCATAGTCCTGAGCGTGCTAGGCATAGTCCTGAGCGTGCTAGGCATAGTCCTGAGCGTGCTAGGCATAGTCCTGAGCGTGCTAGGCATAGTCCGGAACGAGCTAGGCTTAGTCCGGAACGTGCTAAGCATAGCCCAGAACGAGCTCAGCATAGTCCTGAACGTACTCAGCGCATTCTCGAACATTCTCAACAAACCCCTCGACGCAGATATGATAGTCCTGAAAGATCACCTAGTCCAGAGACGACTCGTCAAAAATCCGACGTCAATAAAAGCCAAATTAATAAGgaaactattataaaaacagtatttGATATTGAGAAGAAAATTCCACAAAAACCCAAGCAAGAAGAGAAACCATCGTGGGTAACGaacagaaatttaaagaaaataacgtCAGAAAGTCGCACGTTTAGCACTAAAAAAATAGAACCCGAGAAACCGAAATACCGGCAACTGAGTCCGTCTAAGGTTATTTCAAAACCCATTGATGTTATAACTTCGAGCTACGGCCCAGGGCCGCTCGATACAGACGGTAAACCTCTGTTTGGTATAAGGGCCTTGAGGAAGGGGTCTTCTAACTATCAAGGTATGTACATATGAATAATCATATTATCATCATTGACATCATACACATTATTCACTGTCCAAATATTTGTACAGCTGAATAATTTATTCAGTTATACACGTTAGTACTATCTTAAAATCGCATTCAGGCGTTTCTaaggaaaacattttataaaatgacttgttaattaattgtataccGCGATATAAAGGTAGCAAGGTTACTCACCCAGTGTGTAACGAAACTTCGTGTCAGCTTTTTTATACGTTTCTATTAATGTAATTCATAGATAACAATACTTATTTACGGATGACTAACAGTTGCATTACTGATTCGACAGTGAAAGGTACTGTCGTTCGTCAAGAGTTCCACTCGCGGAACGGAGGCGAACCCGAGGGCACGGTCTCCGTCACGGCGTACTCCACGGAGCCAAAGGACTTGGAAAGACTGCTCGAGGTTCAAGGGGATAAGCCTTCGAGGCTTCATGGCTTGGCCGCTATTACAACGACAAAAAAATTCGGCGGAGATACCGGAACAACTTTTAGCGAGGTTCATAACGTAAGCgcctgttaatattttataataatttcttaagtGGTAAAATCACACTTATTGTAACATCAGGATGTAAATTTTTTTCAACATcagattattaaatttactttcatattttgaCTATCACTGGTATTGTTATGTCATacgatacaattttaattataatttattccttaTTGCATAAGTCTtgttaaattactaaattaaagtgTAAAAGCGTGCTTGAACAAGATAcactttgaataaattaatttctgatTTTATGAATGTAGAAAGAAGAACGCGCGTCACTAGACCAGTTCACACATAGCGACCGCCGAGTCACCGAAAGCAGAATAACGAGCGGCAGTAGCAGTTTGGACAGAAAAGACCAGACATAtgcacagacagacaaaatcgTAGAGATCGACAACGAAGAAAGGTTCGGACATAAGGAGAGATCGGAGCGCATTATCGACACGCATGAAAAACGTGGAATAAGTGGCGTTAAATCAGAAACAACAGGAAGTGTCGACAAACAACATAACACTAGAACACAGAAAGAGAAAGTCGAGAGGAGTGTAGATATGGAAAGACGAGGGAAAGAGATGAGGGAGAGATCAGAGAAAACAGAGAAACGAATGGAAGAGCGGAAGACGGTCAGACAGAATTCCGTTAAGTCGCTTACCGAGAAATACATTAAGAGTGCAAGTAAGTGCAGACAAATTTTTTGTTGAaagaacttattttattattgtaattaattagttgccgaaattattagtttttctaAGAAATGTCGACTCTGCTATAGAATATCCGAtatgaatattcaaaaaaagtaaaagtcaaGCATCCGTGTCCGAATTCGTACGTCGAATACAAatctatatttatgaatattatttgcgTGATTCCATTATCCGTTATTCATTTCACTTTCGTTCCCTCCACAGTATTATAACACGACTCGAGTATATTTGAATCATTTGATTTATCAACTCAAGTGTTTACAGTTGTATCGAAATACATTACCAAAAAAACCtccaatttatttacattcagtGTGCATAAAGTTACAAACTCTGTGCGAAATAATTATGTTCCTTAATTActcaacaacatcaacaacgaAAATGAAAAGTTgtatgctatattttttttttaatatatcttctaAGATTTAGTTTTgatcatgttttataatttatatacgatgcgaaaatatatattattttattttagtatttaaaatatagccCTCatctaaacatttataaaatacttattaccaGTTTAATATGTCTCTAATTTAAccttgaatttttaaaaatattcaaaggcGAGACTTCAAAATCTGAACGGCACATGTACCCAAAAGCCGGGCTGATCCTGCGCACCGCCACTATGAAGGACAGTGTCTCCAGCGATTCGTCAGCTCACGCTGGTTCGTTTATTTCAAAGTTCATTTATTAATCGGCGATGTTTGTTCTTGatagaacattttaattttcgcTTAGACGTTTAGGTTTTCCATTAAAGACGGAATATGTCACCAGGTCTCACGCGCACGGACAGCGAACATAGCCTGTGTTCTGAAGACGAGACAGTGACCACAACCACCACCGAACAAGTCGGGGACGGCGTACGTACTACGACTACCACCACCACGCGTTCTGGACACACCCGCGGTCAAGAGCGTTCTTTCCTCGATAGCACCACCAAGGTCACCGGGGTACAAGACATACTTACTAGGATGAAGAATGCTGATATTGGTAAGACTTGGCAATTTTATCTTACCGATTACGGTTTGGTAAAGAAGAAGGTTATGGCACATTTTGGAAAAACGTGTACATTCgattttactatatatgtaatgcagacaaaaaaagtaaatcaaaaaaatagtaataaatagcTGCTTGTAAACGTCCCACTCAAGGGCTCTTTTCCCTTGAGATTAGAGTTTTttccacgttgttccaatgtggTTTAATGTTtaacatgtgacagaatttctttgaaataaatgcaaatcggtacattaaattattgttagtaAATTATGATTCTGGTGCAGTGATCGAGGAGGGCGACAGCAGCGCGGACACAGAAGCACGTGCTCTGCTGAATAAGTTTCTAGGCGCCACCGTGCTCATGGCTGGCATGCAGAGCTACGTCACAGAGAAGCCTTCTGGAAAGGTTTTGGTCAAACAAGTAAGTGGTACTTATACCATTTAACATATGtagattatttgttatttttgtcgGCAAATAAACTCTATAAAATAGTCCATTGTCAAAGCACACATGCTATGCTACAAAGTTGCATTTAAGATTGTTTTCCTCCCTTTCACATGTATCATCTAGATATAATCTCCATATATTTGATACATAAAAACGTTCGTTTAATGTTTTACTAAACATTGCTTTGATTGATtgacatttaatattgtttactaAACAATATCGCCTgccaagtaaaattaaacattttatcgcCAATATACGAATACCAGAACAcagaatttgtataatatatgttagaCCGCAGTATCGCCAGAATACgtcttcatatttaattatagtaggATTTATTAAAATCAGAACTTATACATCTTACAGTCATTAAATCCAAGGACTTTTGATTTCCACTGggttataatgttttttaaatcagtataattatttgtttccaTCAATGTTTGAATGATTATTTCTATGTGGTCCGCCAAATCATCAAATACgatttttacaaaaagaaacC from Vanessa cardui chromosome 12, ilVanCard2.1, whole genome shotgun sequence encodes the following:
- the LOC124534054 gene encoding titin isoform X3; amino-acid sequence: MSEGDVSLIRDEDVLRRMWQQTEDFSRKKEIRAHMYRLREERLRNLYSPEPGAESKGCEFSSTQGHVKSFADQSFQSMKSKEVRDAGSPPKEFTYRGQDLKELSNAGWNVESENKTTDDGHTHVKSVHANIEGHYDVDGGRGQFAAVDHNKQAITEYDDGNTSLKRNENISNTAAHEQVVRKTDDGTQFSSTTSSSTSTSKFEQISSKHESVPYTNDNYDLSSEKYNTNRNENSSTRLTKTNDYEQNLRSDFDHGEIISRKIDYPDENTKVIVETRCLPDGTRVTSTRREFRAPAVQTSRSEQRSHETRTENKSSSYATLEQRSHVNDSSSKTLRETIDNSRRDIVDSQKTIDDYDFKKNQYFDYTSDKIIRDHNSVDKIKDQDYTTNINENTHRDVFTSKIDEHAKYFDTNERHDTNTKNIEERIHNVTRENIVTERKTSSDQYETTYKSDFTQKKISNDWSPAHQAWASTLRSDTPTRPSTRASSPGSKTFKSSTSSLRSSVSPDKTYRKPSSRGGSPSKVDRHSPPSNVFEKKSSHYSSNTVTEKTNRVTSPDRKQPYNYRPRSSASPEKHHYPTHRPNSSPDRKKSPVNDKTTHPRSNLSPERKINTTQSPSTRSDSRSPSPTRQIPDSRKTKPNQDSDLLVKHEEVDTFSYSTIKTSTTDKAQRTLSPSPDRKNKQKPSSPTKSVSEPIQKHSKEPSPSRKIPQREKEETDNLPGYMRPTAASKPTATSPDRKNYETSVNRVKEEHYKFVDEETKMYSVADNKLTKHTFEEQVNIDLAPDVNNSEPTEVKKPSKERSPSPNKYTQKKPSLTRESPVKDIPRDDVSSKEQTRRTSHSSTRDRSSKDETEYIDTTTRSQTKSQTTLTDYESRTQKNRSPSPGKSKSPSRVSPNKDTPIADVSVSDKQPNYGTPKDENHPFSPSALTQTYQNNKSKSPELIHPKSDKTFTRRSPSPSKLDVKIIKTPSDKSFDIDKSSTHIKTTKTDICREDSTKQNVTLVLDKDSQRPNTQTRQPSPTKKTIQEKQPREPSPPKKSILEKQPSSVDNSILQTPTDKTTRDRTSPVKSKSPVRENKYQLASEFINIEKTSEEINKNTTIERPRQLITPSTSPTRKPKTVEKESSSLQSSPTTSVSGFEYFSAHQTDQNMVTDLDEQFYTENTTEFINNEKPKDVRNPLVTKNPCRSPSPEKRPTKDSLPRKSSLKKPSNQISPTEKPPSNFLVSPNVETKEFVDNNVINKDTSGKEHDKPVKPKPPFERRETYEERCRKILGMTETDTNETNIPQESTDYQQSNMRSPSVSPCRSSSPETNFINKDTLKKTSEKINEKKVSVNENDNKSITTKTNISETTKKNRIPSREPSPCKIQNIKTEDKSSSHYTTNVKKIENESKKTTSSTKLQSEDTNEQIYGIKPNRSSISPEKKIDQQYLPKKRASSPDLMLEKEVDSKLIDNFPKKPIHDVTTPEKSTKKPLKAVISTEYEENYTTEGIIQDNVTNIIEDVTDYVKPRSSISPSRNTIRKSSSPTRNTDDKSSKTTSNKSFDYSTEFIMSEKEREVLDRVQKSLRKLSPERMQKSPDREKGTPKSTTLRDLEITSKTEDIEDVSIKNSTQIKKSLNEEVIITEKQKTEKPKDQKISSKPPSRNVSPTKKVSNVSPTPARSISPKKPISPTERPLSPQVPRASGIKPREPVSSHLRKSSPSTPSPTKSDKPFVSEVKKVAAITKQFNHTKAAVNIKPSNNKTSPGNVQKPEHEPKKTFISKVTKDNVKKDIDSKITRTSSDIALKSKKGLPQKIRSKPEIQVNDISTGKNYKHTITTTKSQKPISKEHQTKLPTSKPKSATALNTSIDDDDDIIIDVQQAKSSRENSPDRICPTPVGYSDDVGTSRFPDEVKEPDEEYQKRGYHTIHETESLVHDIVEISEDEELFVKRREEEFKKADDHLLSVNSKVSKFLTKIDDINKTKDTTTRFKETERKVHSDFDENLKSDDCLLSVSEKVNKFAKGPIDRKDKSPSRNIVEEFDKHTTYQDDYTKLSVNDKAHLFIETAENVKSTKTKPAQKIERPDLHDVDDALKSDDCLLSVSDKVNKFVKTAEQFLNETLEVEEKEKRIKEQHDKIMRKIVENIDDNVSNVKNNSENEDIEEVSKVKSDVADRRSSFAKETASSHAKVKEFITPNLKTAEKPSNVKVTTLRSNEAVKKAKALFENIATATTTTNRKTKDISQTKSSKLSEKITAKKSPKEDSMKSPLCSTNDENKTIHDNEKKPKYLLTDTKQEPSDENIIECRPQKSPTPLRQRSPDITAKSPSRKSSDFNTPTSHIHSVADVLKRDNSGLERPEKSKEKVPGYQQPTKTSQMKEEVKTTEDNEVSSRRGSGKFGVELRRTSTERSTVSTERRRSSVEHYQPCIEDIFDLDLLEQMLEKVVGYEQRRRIRAQIRVAKKKVEKGQVDTNTVTKTKQTVSKVTKTRSPERQNKSPERQAKSTIQKATSPERQPQKYSSPVRQPQITSSPDRHIQKCRSPERDVTSTSHITLLSERTESEEVKHLLNGNSKDTTNILEKQIRSRTPDKLPSKAPPKSKSPLRKHSPDKKSRPLSPTKTPSTKPKSNRFSEYATAYMKKIGLKDSDKTIDIKLKKVPINELKTKTIETHHAIESKHSLTTKKTSERVSSKDTVEVTHLNGKRSPSPQKFDTKSRTPLRKLSPDRKVHTPERSQISPERSHRNTEHLRHSPERAKHSPERARHSPERARHSPERARHSPERARHSPERARHSPERARLSPERAKHSPERAQHSPERTQRILEHSQQTPRRRYDSPERSPSPETTRQKSDVNKSQINKETIIKTVFDIEKKIPQKPKQEEKPSWVTNRNLKKITSESRTFSTKKIEPEKPKYRQLSPSKVISKPIDVITSSYGPGPLDTDGKPLFGIRALRKGSSNYQVKGTVVRQEFHSRNGGEPEGTVSVTAYSTEPKDLERLLEVQGDKPSRLHGLAAITTTKKFGGDTGTTFSEVHNKEERASLDQFTHSDRRVTESRITSGSSSLDRKDQTYAQTDKIVEIDNEERFGHKERSERIIDTHEKRGISGVKSETTGSVDKQHNTRTQKEKVERSVDMERRGKEMRERSEKTEKRMEERKTVRQNSVKSLTEKYIKSASETSKSERHMYPKAGLILRTATMKDSVSSDSSAHAGLTRTDSEHSLCSEDETVTTTTTEQVGDGVRTTTTTTTRSGHTRGQERSFLDSTTKVTGVQDILTRMKNADIVIEEGDSSADTEARALLNKFLGATVLMAGMQSYVTEKPSGKVLVKQEAVHSSGGKVNSSRHVEEIDIEQCWDERVLRKLLDECTDYEQRRRLRARIRTLMAEQEACASAVTEALAAAGETVETEEQSGERDEEEVTTVTSSVRRNSSEKTVSSTTTTKTSKVIESMTRPAPKPVSPFAKFRQLEKQISTNSPNHNSGYE